Proteins encoded by one window of Methylosinus sp. PW1:
- a CDS encoding response regulator yields MKGNEPIRILVVEDEPAIAADLCFVVEEVGYEIGGTASSVDEALKLLEDADIDGVILDANLRGASSASIADALKARNLPFFVLSGYLQRQLPEPLCEAPFLGKPYDQDELTSRIRALGR; encoded by the coding sequence ATGAAGGGTAACGAGCCGATCCGCATTCTCGTCGTCGAGGACGAGCCGGCCATCGCCGCGGATCTCTGCTTCGTCGTCGAGGAGGTCGGATATGAGATCGGAGGCACGGCGAGCTCGGTGGACGAAGCCTTGAAGCTGCTCGAGGACGCGGACATAGACGGCGTGATCCTCGACGCCAATCTGCGCGGCGCCAGCAGCGCCAGCATCGCCGACGCGCTGAAGGCGCGCAATCTGCCCTTCTTCGTGCTGTCGGGCTATCTGCAGCGGCAATTGCCGGAGCCGCTCTGCGAGGCGCCATTCCTCGGCAAGCCCTATGACCAGGACGAGCTGACTTCGCGCATACGCGCTCTCGGGCGCTAG